The following is a genomic window from Rhipicephalus microplus isolate Deutch F79 unplaced genomic scaffold, USDA_Rmic scaffold_359, whole genome shotgun sequence.
ttctttgtgcactatataaatcacctgcgtggtacccctgtcatgcgtacgcacagttttgttttttccttcactcgggctgtcgatactttgctttcggacaataattagcatgcagtccgccgccacgcttttctgcttctacagctattgtcacatgcgtctatatatttctcccctatcttttcttgcatcaatgcttccgcacatttttcaccgcgccacgcactttaagctacattcactcctcctacagtctcgaaacgggcctgccctgcgctctcaagaaataaatgccccaatttcgtaaacaaatgaatggcgtggcagagaaggaactctgcgctgtctgatgaatgtggctgtacccttcacatcgggcggcagctatcaccacctagccataatgctgacctaacaaacagctacatttatcttgttttttttctctctttaaatagtgaagtataggaccgcggtgctttgcagtgaatggtttagttttcactcttgccttgactttagccaccaataagataaccaccttctagttaattctacccgcctaaagtctattttgccctcccccgtctctaaaccccggtgcttttgaaaaactctgcgccatcattctaaactataaggtgaagccctttacatagcattatcaagtgttcggcagtttccttctctccgcatgcactgcataccgtgtataccccttcatatttggcccgacatgtcggagttgctcgggcaagcgctgacgcgagtttcctattctatcatttcccaagagctgaacacactcgagttcatgttacctttttttgagagaagcggccaccttccccctgtttttttttttttttttaattaccacgctcctggttttgttttccctccattaccgtacttgtggcacttttctccgcgcactcggtcttctctaatttacctgttcaacctccccgagcacacacgtcgagcgcggcacaccaacgctcctgctagcggtgttcaacagagagaagaggatggattcggagccgaatctctcagcacaacccctatgccgacgcagacaatttgggtggctctgagaagagccgttgatttgtcgttgctcgctgtggcccacgacgcacgcctacttggagctggtgtacttggtgacggcttttgtaccctcggacaccgcgtgcttggccagctctccgggcagcagcaggcgcaccgcggtctggatctcccggctcgtgatggtcgagcgcttgttgtagtgagcaaggcgtgacgactcggcggcgatacgctcgaagatgtcgttcacgaagctgttcatgatggacatggccttgctggagacaccagtgtcggggtgcacctgcttcagcaccttatagatgtagatggagaagctctccttcctgcggcgcttcttcttcttcttgtccgtggcgcgcacattcttctgcgccttgccggccttcttgacggctttgccagacggttggggaggcatgatttcacacaacacgcacgcgagaccagagtcgaatgcgcgtgtccccccgtcggagtggctatgaaaagagaaaagaagagaaaagcgagccccgttattgtctgcttcaaagagcgacaccgccacagtagctcacgagggatgggggtgaggagggataaaaaggataggagtaaagatgtgggaaagccgaagaaggagaagagaagaagagacgtgtggtaagccacagcgagcgaggacaaatcgaggggatagaagagataggaaagatggagcacggtcactggagtccgaggacggggcgcacctgcgagagctcctttcggcgtcggtggatggcgtagaacaagtccagtaaatcagagctgcactgtcgtcggaggtggaaggtcgtcggcggcaggagatgacgtagggcgagtccagtcggccagagccacgctgacgcgggagatcgcaagcgcgcggagcgcgcgagcgcacgaccggtcagctcgaaatccagcaagcgacgtgtccccccgtctcgccgcgcttaaatatgagcgaggggtgttgacgagatcagcacaacgcgcgcgccccattggttcgcacggcttctctctctcacactctcatccgttccccgcgagcggcggcgcgcgatggtggcaacggaaaccattcgaggattcgctcgcaggatttcaagctggacggttgtgccctcgcgatctccgacttcagcgtagctcccgccgactggttcgccctccgcggtctcctgacgccgtgtagctctcgcattgtggcaccccgcccttggactgcttcgaccggatccccactttcctatctccttcttttttcctctcgttggctgtcttcttctgcttctactttccgtctattcttttatccctccttccccccacccctataaggcactgcgccgtgtcgcctgaaggcagacagaaattaggtgcctttttcctcttcattgtaaccactaccaccaccaccattcgagcacggctctcatctcagaaggcagcagctttcttgttttcggcaaccggcgtcgtaccaagcgaaaagcaacaccatgtccggacgtggcaagggcggcaaggcgaaaggcaagagcaagacccgttctagccgcgcggggcttcagttccccgtgggccgtattcaccgcctcctacgcaagggaaactacgccgagcgcgtcggagctggcgctccggtctacctggctgccgtactcgagtacctggccgccgaggtgctcgagctggcgggcaacgccgctcgtgacaacaagaagacccggatcatcccccgtcacttgcagctcgccatccgcaacgacgaggagctgaacaaactgctttccggcgtcaccatcgcgcagggcggtgtgttgcccaacattcaagccgtgcttcttccaaagaagacggagaagaaggcgtaagcgagcaccccttccgcgcgctcgccgcattccccaaacggtccttctaaggaccacccaaacaggtgacgcggccgtgtttcgcttcgcagtcacgatggctctgttcgtaccctcaagcgtgtttgtttttctatactttatatatatttcctcgcgacatcagttagccacaagtgcgcgacgccaaatgctgcaaagagacaaccaaatcacgcagctcggcaccgaaaaagacagaaaagagcatgtaagcgttgtcatttctcattaaaaaaaaaaaaaaaaagctccacacgtaaccgtctatccttacgatgacacctgaacgggtcagcacagggacagagtaaatttaatacctttgaatagaaaaacaaacgtaaggtaaaaaaaaaaaagagagagagagagagagaacccgccgttagcgcattccatttggtgcttctaacacaatttatttcgtctatcttgctaggcagcgcagccactattacacagaacacacaacacaagcgcttaacttcaactaaacgtttattgcaaaaaaaaaaaaaaaaattgtccagaatatggcacaaaaacttgttcagcttcaaaagaaatgaaaggaaatgacacgcgatgatttcgagtgtgttagtgcactctctatcgcgctcacgcggaaagaactgttttttggatggggtgatagagaataacagacagtaatgtgcgggactggcacgtgtgctttttgttgtctaccttttactattctttttctctgttcaccccctttataaactctgacgtttgcaatgaaagttcagttgaagttaagcgcttgtgttgtgaggtctgtgtaatagtggctgcgcttcctagcgagatggatccttaccaactggcccgatacaattgtttatttcgtctctcggtaaaacttcatcacctcctacgagtgcacccaaaagttgcgccggggtccagcagcccaagtcaccatggcgttacgcaaacagaagccctcaaaaacaccttacaagcggcgggcaaaaaggtaaacacataaatgaaattgacacaccacagggtcgcagcacggctgctgcacacacaccgactgaagctagcctaccttttctctgtctactcataatgatacacacttttaccttgaatttgtcaaagctgagccatttcttcgtaataacgacgcgccgacgttccgttcttccgcgcgctagacaacggcagccacgtacgtacaaaacatgacagcaaaagagggtgcggccggagtacgtggcctggagtggtctcgtagccaaagcagacacgttggtggtcctgagaaggaccgtttgttgttgcttgcctgtcgaccgaagcgcagggagcagcccaacttaggcgcgctcaccgcgaatgcgccgagccagctggatgtcctttggcatgatggtgacgcgcttagcgtggatggcgcacaggttggtgtcttcgaaaagaccaacgaggtaggcctcgctagcttcctgtagggccatcacggcagaactctggaaacggaggtccgtcttgaagtcctgagcgatttcccgcaccaggcgctgaaagggaagcttgcggatcagcagttcggtcgacttctggtatcggcgaatttcacgcagggccacggttccaggcctgtaacggtgaggtttcttcaccccgcctgtggcaggggcactcttgcgagcagccttggtagcaagctgcttacgcggagccttgcctccagtactcttgcgcgcggtttgtttagttcgggccatgctgcgtgcgtccgatcacctcgactgacggagcgaaactgcgctcctgccggagatcggcaaaagcggcttcgccgcacgacccatctctctccctcccattggccgaagcgtgagaacccgtccgcgtgcgagcgcggaagcgtacgccaggatgctggctggcgctcattttcgggcaaccgtgcagttcgcggctgcaaagaggtacaccgaaacgaaaccactaccgctgtacaatacagcctgctgcgcatttctttcgccttccaggcaacacatcaatcgacgctgtagctcgtcgcttcccgaagcggcgcgacggagtgcgagacgccaccattcacgccaacagcgcgcatcgcactagagcgcctcgcatcaccgagggcaaatgcgcactgccacgccaaaaaaacttgctccttgcgttgtcgcttatttgcgaccattacgtagatgggcgaagacgacgagagaccaccggcagtgttggtatatgcatacacgtccgcgcaacgacaaggagtaaaacgcaacaaaacattctaacacaaacaccccgtacatccaactgccactgagcgcgcctacttgctcaatcgcagacagtaacgggactcaattttatcttcctttccctcttaagaatcactcatacatacttgccaaactactaggtgcgctcaatggcggttggatgtacggggtgtttgcgttcgaatgttttgtttcatttttactcctattccctcgatatgtcgtctcactctggcttccctcatgtctctttctctacacttttattcccacccttttaatcccccctcaccccccatcccttgtgagctaccgctgaggtgtcgcatcctgatgcagacagtttcggggctcactttcctcttcttttccatcttacacatcagcaatcccccccccccccaacctctaagtgctaaatatgtggcacaaaaagcaggaaatggactcaatgaaagggtgaaaaataataatcataatagaaacgaagatcaacacgcgcctcaaaaagccccattcactcctctttcacattttcacgagaaaatgaaggtacacacatggagaacaatttttgttataggtaggctttgcctgagcagaaccactgtcgtgcgccttggttacacattcgacacgcctcgtcctgtgcggaggtgggtgggaaaccaagggtgcacttgaaaatgcaatgctcgtgggttggtgtcgccatctgacggcaggctcacgcgagcgcg
Proteins encoded in this region:
- the LOC142793986 gene encoding histone H2A-like, producing the protein MSGRGKGGKAKGKSKTRSSRAGLQFPVGRIHRLLRKGNYAERVGAGAPVYLAAVLEYLAAEVLELAGNAARDNKKTRIIPRHLQLAIRNDEELNKLLSGVTIAQGGVLPNIQAVLLPKKTEKKA